In a genomic window of Helianthus annuus cultivar XRQ/B chromosome 10, HanXRQr2.0-SUNRISE, whole genome shotgun sequence:
- the LOC110886430 gene encoding oligouridylate-binding protein 1B, giving the protein MQNQQHQRLKLQQQQALMQQALLQQQSLYHPGLLAPPQIEPIPSGNLPPGFDPNTCRSVYVGNIHIQVTEPLLQEVFASTGPVEGCKLIRKEKSSYGFIHYFDRRSAALAILSLNGRHLFGQPIKVNWAYASGQREDTSGHYNIFVGDLSPEVTDAMLYACFSVYPSCSDARVMWDQKTGRSRGFGFVSFRTQQDAQSAINDLTGKWLGSRQIRCNWATKGAGTSDEKQASDSKSVVELTNGSSEESKEPVNGDAPENNPQFTTVYVGNLAPEVTQLELHRHFHALGAGVIEEVRVQPDKGFGFVRYNNHAEAGLAIQMGNTQSILYGKQIKCSWGSKPTPPGTTSNPLPPPVPAPMLSAADLLAYERQFALSKMVGVHGLMHPQGQHPLKPATMGGMSMGAAGASQAIYDGGFQNVAAAQQLMYYQ; this is encoded by the exons ATGCAAAATCAACAGCATCAAAGGCTGAAGCTTCAACAACAACAAGCTTTGATGCAGCAAGCTCTCCTTCAACAGCAATCGCTCTATCATCCTGGCCTCTTAGCACCTCCACAG attgAGCCAATCCCAAGCGGAAATCTGCCTCCTGGGTTTGATCCAAATACATGCCGCAGTGT GTACGTGGGGAACATTCATATACAAGTGACGGAACCACTTCTTCAAGAGGTTTTTGCAAGTACTGGTCCTGTTGAAGGCTGCAAACTCATAAGAAAAGAGAAG TCGTCTTATGGATTCATTCACTACTTTGATCGTAGATCCGCTGCACTTGCTATATTATCTCTAAATGGGAGGCATTT GTTTGGTCAACCTATTAAAGTCAACTGGGCATATGCCAGTGGGCAGAGGGAGGATACATCAG GTCACTACAACATATTTGTCGGTGATCTTAGCCCTGAGGTCACCGATGCTATGCTGTATGCATGCTTTTCGGTTTATCCTAGTTGTTC GGATGCAAGGGTTATGTGGGATCAGAAAACTGGCCGTTCACGAGGTTTTGGCTTTGTTTCTTTCCGCACCCAACAG GATGCTCAAAGTGCTATAAATGACTTAACCG GGAAGTGGCTTGGCAGTAGGCAGATACGGTGCAATTGGGCTACAAAAGGTGCTGGTACCAGCGATGAAAAACAGGCTTCAGATTCTAAAAGCGTGGTGGAGCTAACAAACGGGTCTTCAG aGGAAAGTAAGGAGCCTGTTAACGGTGACGCACCGGAGAATAACCCGCAGTTTACCACTGTTTATGTTGGTAACCTTGCTCCAGAA GTTACTCAGCTTGAGCTTCATCGCCACTTTCATGCCCTTGGTGCTGGAGTAATTGAGGAAGTACGAGTTCAGCCGGATAAAGGGTTTGGTTTTGTGAGATACAATAATCACGCAGAGGCCGGTTTGGCTATTCAAATGGGAAACACTCAATCCATTCTTTACGGTAAACAAATTAAG TGCTCTTGGGGCAGTAAGCCGACTCCACCAGGAACAACTTCAAACCCGCTTCCGCCACCTGTGCCTGCACCAATGCTGTCAGCTGCCGACTTGTTGGCATACGAGAGACAATTCGCGTTAAGCAAGATGGTCGGGGTCCACGGGCTCATGCACCCTCAAGGGCAGCACCCTCTTAAACCGGCAACTATGGGCGGTATGAGTATGGGTGCTGCTGGAGCGAGCCAGGCTATTTATGATGGTGGTTTCCAGAATGTTGCTGCTGCCCAACAACTCATGTATTATCAGTGA